A genome region from Cognatishimia activa includes the following:
- a CDS encoding TRAP transporter large permease, which translates to MSLELIMGMIALFGMAAIGTPVAYAIIVGVLVYLGVSGQDLAIAGTTMVQRLFDGFLLLAVPLFIASANIMNAGSISDRLLQFCIALVGRFRGGMGHVNVVASLIFSGMSGSAVADAAGIGKIIIDMMVKSGRYTRGYAAAITAATATIGPIIPPSIPMVLYALVSNASVGDLFLAGIVPGLVMGVVLMGMNSVISHRRGFGQEEPVPLREIPGLTVRATPALLMPVILLGCIYSGVTTPTEAAAIAALYALMVAAGLYRAIKLKTLYEIFVESARSAASVGLVIGASMILTYIVIQENVPQAISDMFAGADISPLMFMLLVNILVLLLGCILDATVIILVIIPLFIPTCRELGIDLVHFGVLIVVNSMIGLITPPYGILLFVINAVTGIPLKEIISEIWAFLAILLAALLAMILIPDIVLWLPRMFGYQG; encoded by the coding sequence ATGAGCCTTGAGCTGATCATGGGCATGATTGCCCTCTTCGGGATGGCCGCGATTGGCACGCCTGTGGCCTATGCGATCATCGTGGGTGTTCTGGTTTATCTGGGCGTCTCTGGACAAGACCTTGCAATTGCGGGCACCACCATGGTGCAACGCCTCTTTGATGGGTTCCTATTGCTGGCAGTTCCGCTGTTCATCGCCTCGGCCAATATCATGAATGCAGGCTCGATTTCGGATCGTTTGCTGCAGTTCTGCATTGCCCTCGTAGGTCGCTTCCGAGGCGGTATGGGCCATGTGAATGTGGTCGCCAGCCTGATCTTTTCGGGCATGTCAGGATCTGCGGTCGCGGATGCGGCAGGTATCGGCAAGATCATCATCGACATGATGGTCAAAAGCGGGCGTTACACCCGAGGTTACGCAGCCGCAATCACCGCCGCGACAGCCACCATCGGCCCGATCATTCCACCGTCGATCCCGATGGTCCTCTATGCGCTCGTGTCCAACGCCTCTGTCGGAGATCTTTTCCTTGCTGGCATCGTGCCCGGGCTTGTGATGGGTGTGGTGTTGATGGGCATGAACTCTGTGATTTCCCACCGTCGCGGCTTTGGTCAGGAAGAACCTGTGCCTCTGCGCGAAATCCCTGGTCTGACCGTGCGTGCAACGCCTGCACTGTTGATGCCAGTGATCCTCTTGGGCTGCATCTATTCCGGCGTCACCACGCCGACCGAGGCCGCTGCGATTGCTGCACTTTATGCCCTGATGGTCGCCGCAGGTCTTTATCGGGCGATCAAACTGAAAACGCTCTACGAAATCTTTGTCGAAAGCGCGCGCTCTGCGGCCTCTGTAGGCTTGGTGATCGGCGCTTCGATGATCCTGACCTATATCGTCATTCAGGAAAACGTGCCCCAAGCGATCTCGGACATGTTTGCAGGTGCCGACATCAGCCCTTTGATGTTCATGCTCTTGGTCAATATCCTCGTGCTGCTTTTAGGCTGTATTCTGGACGCGACTGTGATTATCCTCGTGATCATCCCGCTCTTCATCCCGACCTGCCGAGAGCTGGGTATCGATCTGGTGCATTTTGGCGTGTTGATCGTGGTGAACTCGATGATCGGTCTGATCACGCCGCCCTATGGCATCCTTTTGTTCGTGATCAACGCAGTCACGGGCATCCCGCTCAAGGAAATTATCAGTGAAATCTGGGCCTTTTTGGCCATCCTTCTGGCCGCCTTGCTGGCCATGATCTTGATCCCCGACATCGTGCTGTGGTTGCCGCGCATGTTCGGATACCAGGGGTAA
- a CDS encoding TRAP transporter small permease, translated as MKTISKWFTRGAEFIAAMSLAAIFITFLLQIIFRYVPFLEPIGWSVVLISLLWVFVIFFGCSFIVREQDHVTFDVVYLAAPPPVRKILALITAVLMVAAMLYAFPATYETVFANRLMELKKIQTIRIPITGDRIPIKWLFAPFVMLMVVVTLRYLWRIYTVLRFGPPETEIDMLVGNVSDDEEAKQ; from the coding sequence ATGAAGACGATTTCAAAATGGTTCACCCGCGGCGCAGAATTTATCGCCGCCATGTCCTTGGCGGCGATTTTTATTACCTTTCTTTTGCAGATTATCTTTCGCTATGTGCCCTTCCTTGAGCCGATTGGCTGGTCGGTTGTCCTCATCTCGCTGCTCTGGGTCTTTGTGATTTTCTTCGGCTGCTCCTTTATCGTACGCGAGCAGGATCACGTGACCTTTGACGTGGTTTATCTGGCCGCACCGCCGCCCGTTCGCAAAATTCTGGCTTTGATTACCGCCGTGTTGATGGTCGCCGCCATGCTCTACGCCTTTCCGGCAACCTACGAGACGGTCTTTGCCAACCGCCTGATGGAACTCAAGAAAATCCAAACCATCCGCATTCCGATCACCGGAGACCGGATCCCGATCAAATGGCTCTTTGCGCCTTTTGTGATGCTGATGGTCGTGGTCACGCTGCGCTACCTGTGGCGGATCTATACCGTGCTGCGGTTCGGCCCGCCTGAGACCGAGATCGACATGCTTGTGGGCAATGTCTCTGATGATGAGGAGGCAAAGCAATGA
- the dctP gene encoding TRAP transporter substrate-binding protein DctP, with protein sequence MMTLTRRAVFSALAATGILAGAVTPTYAADMTFTLATSGSETDQRSVAMAEVFAPMVAGFADYQAGYNGTLFAQGTELEAIAAGNLTMSIASAQELAQFFPEFSIFATGYVHQDAAHQVRVFNDPLMDPFKQKVEDELGVKLLSVMYLGRRHVNLRQTRAELDVQTPADLAGVNLRMPGTDAWQFLGAALGASPTPLAFSEVYTSLASGAIDGQDNPLPTVVDQKFYEVTKQISLTSHLVDLNYIAFSKATWDGLSADQKITVQRAADAAAAYGRLKQLDKENNLADFIRSQGVEIYTPDLAAFRTHVQSQYVGSEAAASWPEGVLDRINALGN encoded by the coding sequence ATGATGACCTTGACCCGCCGCGCTGTGTTTTCGGCTTTGGCCGCGACCGGCATTCTAGCAGGCGCTGTAACGCCAACTTACGCTGCCGACATGACCTTTACGCTGGCGACATCCGGTTCTGAGACCGACCAGCGCTCTGTGGCGATGGCAGAAGTCTTTGCGCCAATGGTTGCAGGCTTTGCGGACTATCAGGCCGGCTACAACGGCACGCTTTTCGCGCAAGGCACCGAGCTTGAAGCGATTGCTGCTGGCAACCTGACAATGTCGATTGCGTCTGCGCAAGAACTGGCACAGTTCTTCCCAGAGTTCTCGATTTTTGCGACCGGCTACGTCCACCAGGACGCAGCGCATCAGGTGCGCGTGTTCAACGATCCTCTGATGGATCCCTTCAAGCAAAAGGTTGAAGACGAGCTGGGCGTGAAGCTGCTGTCCGTAATGTATCTGGGCCGTCGCCACGTGAACCTGCGCCAGACCCGCGCGGAACTGGACGTTCAGACACCAGCAGATCTGGCGGGAGTGAACCTGCGGATGCCGGGCACCGATGCATGGCAATTCCTGGGTGCGGCTCTGGGCGCGTCCCCAACGCCTCTGGCCTTCTCTGAGGTGTATACATCTCTTGCATCCGGTGCGATTGACGGTCAGGACAACCCGCTGCCAACAGTGGTTGACCAGAAGTTCTATGAGGTCACCAAGCAGATCTCTCTGACATCTCACCTTGTTGACCTGAACTACATCGCGTTTTCCAAGGCAACTTGGGACGGTCTGAGCGCAGATCAGAAGATCACCGTGCAGCGCGCAGCTGATGCAGCCGCCGCCTATGGTCGCCTGAAGCAGCTCGACAAAGAAAACAACCTGGCTGACTTCATCCGCAGCCAAGGTGTCGAGATCTACACCCCAGACCTTGCGGCCTTCCGCACCCATGTGCAGTCTCAGTATGTCGGCAGCGAAGCTGCAGCGTCCTGGCCTGAAGGCGTTCTGGATCGCATCAACGCATTGGGCAACTAA
- a CDS encoding Gfo/Idh/MocA family protein, with amino-acid sequence MSASAVHKLDNNATRHTRLAIAGIGLVGLRHAEAIAQLNQAVLVAVVDPSPQGQEAAATLGVPCFSDLSEMIAAENPDGVIISTPTRLHVEQALTCIRAGTPVMVEKPLATSVEDAMELVAEARAAEVPLLVGHHRRHNPIIRKAHSLIQDGGIGKVRALQVTCWFYKPDGYFDTAPWRKLKGAGPISVNLVHDVDLMRHFCGEVISVQAQAAPSERGFENEDVASAVLKFDTGAIATVSVSDGVVAPWSWEMTSKEYPVYPNAPESCYLIGGSHGSLSIPDLRLWTHKEERDWWSPISAASMPCERTDPLLNQIEHLVEVIAGTAEPLVSGEEGLRTLRVIEAIQTAALSGETVHLPLPAEGN; translated from the coding sequence GTGAGCGCCAGCGCAGTCCACAAATTAGACAATAATGCGACGCGGCATACGCGTCTGGCGATCGCGGGGATTGGGCTGGTTGGCCTGCGCCACGCAGAGGCCATTGCGCAACTAAACCAAGCCGTGTTGGTCGCAGTCGTCGACCCCAGCCCCCAAGGGCAAGAGGCGGCGGCTACGCTTGGCGTTCCCTGCTTTTCCGATCTGTCCGAAATGATTGCTGCGGAAAATCCAGACGGAGTGATCATTTCCACCCCGACGCGCCTGCATGTGGAGCAGGCTTTGACCTGCATTCGCGCAGGCACGCCAGTGATGGTGGAAAAACCTCTGGCGACCTCTGTCGAAGACGCGATGGAGCTGGTTGCCGAGGCGCGCGCCGCCGAGGTGCCCCTCTTGGTTGGGCACCATCGTCGCCACAACCCGATCATTCGCAAGGCCCATAGTCTGATCCAAGATGGCGGCATCGGCAAAGTCCGTGCGCTGCAGGTGACCTGCTGGTTCTATAAACCCGACGGCTATTTCGACACAGCCCCCTGGCGCAAGCTCAAAGGCGCGGGACCGATTTCTGTGAACCTCGTGCATGACGTTGATCTTATGCGTCATTTCTGCGGAGAGGTTATCTCGGTTCAAGCCCAGGCCGCCCCATCAGAGCGTGGGTTTGAGAACGAAGACGTGGCCTCTGCAGTGCTGAAATTTGACACTGGCGCCATTGCGACCGTGTCGGTTTCTGACGGCGTCGTCGCCCCCTGGAGCTGGGAGATGACCTCCAAGGAATACCCTGTGTACCCCAACGCGCCCGAGAGCTGCTATCTGATTGGCGGCTCGCATGGATCCCTATCGATCCCGGATCTGCGCCTGTGGACCCACAAAGAAGAGCGCGACTGGTGGTCGCCGATCTCAGCGGCCTCGATGCCCTGTGAACGCACCGACCCGTTGCTCAATCAAATCGAACATCTGGTCGAAGTCATTGCTGGAACCGCCGAGCCACTGGTCTCGGGCGAAGAAGGCCTGCGCACCCTGCGCGTGATCGAAGCCATTCAAACTGCAGCCCTTTCTGGTGAGACGGTACATTTACCGCTTCCTGCAGAGGGCAATTGA
- a CDS encoding GntR family transcriptional regulator has protein sequence MSKQSVTVGLSTYEKIKHDIIFGILEPGAKLKLEHLKTRYEASVSTLRETLNRLTSEGFVSAAEQRGFFVPPVSPEDLTEIANLRVLLECHALKESVENGDTEWEANLVAAHHKLNVMEKRMLAGDDSEKETWKRFDWEFHLALIQACNSQNLLSLHSTLYDKYLRYQMLVLTYRGEEAVQEHRDMFDAALARDGDAAATVLKRHILRGLEHTLAAMRAEEAS, from the coding sequence ATGTCCAAACAATCCGTGACCGTCGGCCTGTCGACTTATGAAAAGATCAAGCACGATATTATCTTTGGCATTCTGGAACCCGGCGCGAAGCTGAAACTCGAGCATCTCAAGACCCGCTATGAGGCCAGCGTCTCGACATTGCGCGAAACGCTTAACCGTCTGACAAGTGAGGGGTTTGTCTCGGCTGCCGAGCAGCGCGGGTTCTTTGTTCCGCCGGTTTCACCCGAAGATCTGACCGAGATCGCGAACCTTCGGGTGCTGCTGGAATGTCATGCTCTGAAAGAGTCCGTGGAAAACGGCGACACCGAGTGGGAGGCCAATCTGGTCGCGGCCCATCACAAGCTGAATGTGATGGAAAAACGCATGCTGGCAGGCGATGATTCCGAGAAGGAAACCTGGAAGCGGTTTGACTGGGAATTTCATCTGGCGCTTATTCAGGCCTGCAATTCCCAGAACCTCTTGTCGCTGCACTCGACGCTCTATGACAAGTATCTGCGCTATCAGATGTTGGTACTGACATACCGTGGCGAAGAAGCCGTGCAGGAACACCGCGATATGTTTGATGCGGCCTTAGCGCGCGACGGCGACGCGGCCGCGACTGTGCTGAAACGCCATATTCTGCGCGGTCTGGAACATACCCTGGCCGCCATGAGAGCTGAGGAGGCGTCATGA
- a CDS encoding HpcH/HpaI aldolase family protein, with protein MKNPKNLFKAGLKAGSHQFGIWNSIGESGVTEMLGNAGYDWVMIDCEHSPIEATAALPALQALAAYPQTSAAVRVAGNDTVLIKRVLDMGAQTIMVPYVESKAEAKAAVDAMRYGPRGIRGMAGMTRATRFGQVEDYFTTAEEELCLIVQVETAKGMAALEEIAGVDGVDAVFIGPADLSASMGYPGQFDHPEVVKPSSRPLRGARKSACPLGSWISM; from the coding sequence ATGAAGAACCCGAAGAACCTTTTCAAGGCGGGGCTTAAAGCCGGGTCGCATCAGTTCGGTATTTGGAACTCGATCGGCGAAAGCGGCGTCACAGAGATGCTGGGCAATGCAGGCTATGACTGGGTTATGATCGACTGCGAACACAGCCCGATTGAGGCCACGGCCGCTCTGCCAGCCTTGCAAGCTCTAGCGGCCTATCCTCAGACCTCGGCGGCCGTGCGGGTTGCGGGGAATGACACCGTTCTGATCAAACGCGTTCTCGATATGGGCGCACAGACCATCATGGTGCCTTATGTGGAAAGCAAAGCCGAGGCGAAGGCCGCCGTTGATGCTATGCGCTATGGCCCACGCGGGATACGCGGCATGGCGGGCATGACTCGCGCCACGCGCTTTGGGCAGGTTGAGGACTATTTCACAACCGCCGAAGAAGAGCTCTGCCTGATTGTGCAGGTCGAGACCGCCAAGGGCATGGCGGCGCTTGAAGAGATCGCGGGTGTTGATGGGGTGGATGCGGTCTTTATTGGCCCGGCGGACCTCAGCGCGAGCATGGGCTATCCGGGTCAGTTCGACCACCCTGAGGTCGTGAAACCATCGAGCAGGCCTTTGAGAGGTGCAAGAAAATCGGCATGCCCATTGGGCTCATGGATCTCAATGTAG
- a CDS encoding AEC family transporter — protein sequence MLRSGPSHRTFAALPAALFGMGGVLFRYKPEGDLRTILFLCALSLMVQPAMAFGLAHLGVLETAKLRSVVVTAAMAPGINAYLFADMYGVARRVIATSVLIGTALTVITASFWLLVLP from the coding sequence ATGCTGCGGAGCGGCCCATCACACCGGACTTTCGCCGCCCTGCCAGCCGCGCTCTTTGGCATGGGAGGCGTGCTGTTTCGCTATAAGCCTGAGGGAGATCTTCGAACGATTTTGTTCCTTTGTGCGCTTTCGCTGATGGTCCAACCTGCGATGGCTTTTGGCCTTGCGCATTTGGGCGTGCTGGAAACCGCCAAGCTCCGGTCGGTGGTCGTGACCGCCGCAATGGCGCCCGGGATCAACGCCTATCTCTTTGCAGATATGTATGGGGTCGCGAGACGCGTAATCGCGACGTCTGTCTTGATCGGAACCGCACTGACCGTGATCACCGCATCATTCTGGCTATTGGTTCTCCCCTAG
- a CDS encoding site-specific integrase, with the protein MSEPEDMPRHTRLALRNGVYYHRAAVPKDIVQTYGKREESISLRTKDPKEALRKIKVVAVEVDERFDAHRRYLAAMERPALAELTAAQIAHIKQIYFAYILEEDEQERLEGFDEFSVDENGTLTWHSERPELPRKAFEEHQDDSEMLSSLTKRDYARGRLDEFIRGEAEEVLTWEGVSLRLDKDSPSWRVLGRALQEAIIEAHSAIKGRDDGEVIQTPNVAPNDLSRSPTSGSLPLFSQASQQFIEERSQSSWTERTKLDFQAQLRNFQEAVGDKPLDQYSKRDGRAFKSILQKLPANWRKKPKLKSKSIEAAAELASKAGLSPMNATTANKIMGRVSNFWTWADHNYFDDKGPEPLKGMAFKIQVSARDRRSPFEITQLNSIFASPIYKGHVSSRKWNEPGTFVDPASSRYWAFLISLFSGAREGEIFHLLTSNIEVRDGVNVMVIEEGDDGKRVKTSSSKRTIPIHSQLERLGLIRLVEDRRSAGHETLFHDCEDKTAERAKDNFSKWCSRFLEAQGVKSPLHVFHSLRHNFEDGCRAGGVEPYLMDALQGHAESGMRGVYGHGRYPHTVLKEAVEKVKYPGLSLGHLKGYH; encoded by the coding sequence GTGAGTGAACCTGAAGACATGCCAAGACACACCCGACTAGCGCTCCGCAACGGTGTCTATTATCACCGAGCAGCTGTCCCAAAGGACATCGTCCAGACCTACGGAAAAAGGGAGGAATCTATCTCCCTCAGAACTAAAGACCCGAAAGAGGCTCTGCGTAAGATTAAGGTCGTGGCCGTTGAGGTTGATGAACGGTTCGATGCCCACCGTAGATACCTGGCTGCAATGGAGAGACCTGCACTTGCTGAACTGACAGCAGCTCAGATAGCGCACATAAAGCAAATCTACTTTGCGTATATTCTCGAAGAGGACGAACAAGAGCGCCTTGAAGGGTTTGACGAATTCTCCGTGGACGAGAACGGAACACTGACCTGGCATTCTGAGCGGCCAGAACTACCCCGCAAGGCCTTCGAGGAACACCAGGACGATAGCGAGATGCTCTCTTCGCTGACTAAAAGGGACTACGCTCGCGGGCGACTCGATGAATTTATCCGTGGCGAGGCGGAAGAGGTCCTGACATGGGAAGGTGTAAGCCTTCGTCTCGATAAGGATTCACCTAGTTGGAGAGTTCTAGGAAGGGCATTGCAAGAGGCCATAATAGAGGCTCACAGCGCCATTAAGGGGCGGGATGACGGAGAGGTGATCCAGACCCCGAATGTAGCCCCCAACGACCTCTCAAGGTCTCCTACGAGTGGTTCTCTCCCATTATTCTCGCAGGCCTCCCAGCAATTCATTGAAGAGCGAAGCCAGTCAAGCTGGACCGAGAGAACCAAACTCGATTTCCAAGCTCAATTGAGAAACTTCCAAGAAGCCGTAGGTGATAAGCCGCTTGATCAATACTCAAAAAGGGATGGTCGGGCTTTCAAGTCTATTCTCCAAAAACTACCCGCTAATTGGAGAAAGAAACCAAAACTCAAGAGTAAGAGTATCGAAGCGGCTGCCGAGTTAGCGAGCAAGGCTGGTCTGAGCCCAATGAATGCCACCACAGCGAACAAAATTATGGGCCGCGTGTCGAACTTCTGGACGTGGGCCGACCACAACTATTTCGACGACAAGGGCCCTGAGCCACTCAAAGGAATGGCGTTTAAAATCCAAGTTTCTGCACGTGACCGCAGAAGCCCTTTTGAGATAACTCAGTTGAACTCGATCTTTGCCTCGCCGATTTATAAAGGTCACGTCTCTTCTAGAAAATGGAATGAACCCGGAACTTTTGTCGATCCTGCAAGCTCTCGCTATTGGGCTTTTCTAATATCGCTGTTCTCCGGTGCCCGCGAGGGAGAGATTTTCCACCTTTTGACCTCAAACATCGAAGTTCGTGATGGTGTTAACGTGATGGTCATTGAAGAAGGTGATGATGGAAAGCGCGTTAAAACTAGCTCCAGCAAACGAACCATCCCAATACACAGCCAACTGGAACGCTTGGGTTTGATTAGATTGGTTGAAGACAGGCGCAGCGCGGGGCACGAAACGCTGTTCCATGACTGTGAAGACAAAACCGCAGAGCGAGCAAAGGACAATTTTTCTAAGTGGTGTAGTCGGTTCTTAGAAGCGCAGGGGGTTAAGTCCCCTCTTCACGTGTTTCACAGCCTCCGTCACAATTTCGAAGACGGTTGCAGAGCTGGCGGTGTCGAGCCTTACCTTATGGATGCTCTTCAAGGTCACGCTGAGAGCGGGATGCGTGGAGTCTACGGTCACGGGCGCTATCCGCACACAGTTTTAAAGGAGGCCGTTGAGAAGGTAAAATATCCTGGCCTTTCGCTTGGACACCTAAAAGGTTACCACTGA
- a CDS encoding ribonuclease H family protein, whose translation MNEQLKSAPAEAITRAFTDGSCHGNPGPGGRAYHYIRPDGSTGQGSAHAPMTTNNREELAAAIDLLENLEPGERVHVHADSQYLCKGCTEWIDDWKAKGWKNSSKKPVKNKDLWIRLDELLQSRRVTFEHVKAHAGNPGNEHVDELANQAALGEIIIK comes from the coding sequence ATGAACGAACAACTCAAATCCGCTCCGGCGGAAGCGATCACACGCGCCTTCACCGATGGAAGCTGCCACGGCAATCCGGGACCCGGTGGACGGGCATACCACTATATTCGCCCCGATGGTTCGACTGGACAGGGTTCTGCTCACGCGCCAATGACCACAAACAACCGCGAAGAGCTCGCTGCTGCGATTGATCTCCTCGAAAATCTGGAACCGGGTGAAAGAGTCCATGTGCATGCAGACAGCCAGTATCTTTGCAAGGGATGCACAGAATGGATTGACGATTGGAAGGCAAAAGGCTGGAAGAACTCTTCTAAGAAGCCAGTGAAGAACAAAGATTTGTGGATCCGGCTGGACGAGCTTTTGCAATCCCGAAGGGTCACCTTTGAGCACGTGAAGGCACATGCGGGAAATCCAGGAAACGAACACGTAGATGAGCTGGCTAACCAAGCAGCGCTTGGCGAGATCATTATTAAATGA
- a CDS encoding recombinase family protein: MTKTLLYARVSTNDQNLEHQLSQAEAAGFVIDEVVADHGVSGVSTKLSQRAEGKRLYDKLRDGDILVVRWVDRLGRNYQDVTEAIRHFMKQGVVIRTVINNLTFNGATKDPMQQAVRDALIAFMAATAEAQAEAIKEAQKAGIEAAKADGSKYRGKKPSFTRQQYNVVCQMSAKGEGPTAIVNATDPVMNSEMNGKNASKLTRQTVIRIRNDPKGAAQALERWGL, from the coding sequence ATGACCAAGACCTTATTATATGCGCGAGTCTCGACAAATGATCAGAACCTTGAACATCAACTTAGCCAGGCTGAGGCGGCAGGTTTTGTGATTGACGAAGTTGTCGCTGATCACGGTGTTTCGGGGGTGAGTACAAAGTTATCTCAACGAGCTGAAGGCAAGCGCTTGTATGACAAGCTCCGCGATGGAGACATACTGGTTGTACGTTGGGTGGACCGGCTGGGGCGTAATTACCAAGATGTGACCGAGGCGATCCGGCATTTCATGAAACAAGGTGTAGTAATCAGAACGGTTATTAACAATCTGACTTTCAATGGAGCTACCAAGGACCCCATGCAGCAAGCCGTTCGGGACGCATTGATTGCGTTCATGGCAGCTACTGCCGAGGCACAAGCCGAAGCCATCAAAGAGGCCCAGAAGGCAGGCATCGAGGCGGCGAAAGCAGATGGATCAAAATACAGGGGTAAGAAACCCAGTTTCACGCGGCAACAATACAATGTCGTTTGTCAGATGTCGGCAAAAGGAGAAGGGCCTACTGCGATTGTGAATGCCACCGATCCAGTGATGAACAGCGAGATGAACGGCAAGAACGCAAGTAAGCTGACTCGGCAAACCGTGATCAGGATTAGGAATGACCCTAAGGGTGCAGCCCAAGCACTTGAGCGATGGGGACTCTGA
- a CDS encoding HNH endonuclease, whose product MSWGFLPGRTYHRRNDIHKHFSGQQQGGIITPANHNLVILITGSAGEQHGYGDRIRDDGVFEYFGEGQVGDMQMVRGNKRILEHSEQGRDLLLFQKVNKGLRFEGEFVCQGFHHEIAPDTEGNSRQAIVFELVPIEALSEDLAESPPTQDELRKMREKAYEAARSDPRKRSANSSLFERSRVVRDYVLARANGRCEYCQSTAPFITTKGSPFLEVHHIMRLSDGGPDSPEHLIGLCPNCHRQAHYGADREACNEQMAEISRKSESAPTDN is encoded by the coding sequence ATGTCGTGGGGTTTTTTGCCTGGCCGCACTTACCATCGCCGAAACGACATCCACAAGCATTTCTCGGGTCAGCAACAAGGCGGCATCATAACACCCGCAAACCATAATTTGGTGATCCTAATAACAGGTAGTGCTGGGGAACAACATGGGTATGGCGACCGGATTAGGGACGATGGCGTTTTCGAGTACTTTGGAGAAGGGCAAGTCGGAGACATGCAGATGGTTCGTGGAAACAAAAGAATCCTCGAACACTCTGAGCAAGGTCGAGACCTTCTGCTTTTCCAGAAAGTAAACAAGGGGCTCCGTTTTGAGGGTGAATTCGTTTGCCAAGGTTTCCATCATGAAATTGCTCCAGACACCGAGGGAAACAGCCGCCAGGCAATCGTATTTGAGCTTGTTCCAATAGAAGCTCTATCGGAGGATCTCGCGGAGTCTCCACCCACTCAAGATGAACTGCGCAAAATGCGTGAAAAAGCATATGAGGCGGCAAGAAGTGACCCAAGAAAGCGTAGTGCTAATTCGTCTTTATTTGAAAGAAGTCGCGTAGTTAGAGATTACGTACTGGCTCGTGCGAATGGCCGTTGCGAATACTGCCAATCGACCGCACCGTTTATCACCACTAAAGGATCACCTTTTTTAGAAGTTCACCACATCATGAGGCTTTCTGATGGCGGTCCCGACAGTCCTGAACATCTCATTGGCCTTTGCCCAAATTGTCACCGCCAGGCGCATTATGGCGCGGACCGGGAGGCTTGCAACGAACAAATGGCTGAGATTTCGCGGAAATCAGAAAGTGCGCCTACCGACAATTAG
- a CDS encoding NYN domain-containing protein — MTGFAFIDADNIYRALCDKLSQAGVPESCIPKIRINNLFREYARSYVYYARKDDEELPDWVVDLQRSSGFILRLSKTTQKGKQTKQQGVDVHLAIEAIQHSYRGTMTKCGLFSGDGDFLPLIDALTNNGTIVQVHSFGNPEKGTVAPELRNRADNYIRLDRAAILSCIPVEENSVQPKSISNQPFITPDATTAVFELEGAKLPIWKVDHLFGSSFVFELRSVVAAFNQATYRFKSVEEAIIFYLMSPSYVRRNIFVLP, encoded by the coding sequence ATGACTGGCTTTGCTTTTATCGACGCCGACAACATCTATAGGGCGCTTTGTGATAAGCTAAGCCAGGCGGGTGTCCCCGAGAGTTGCATACCGAAAATTCGCATTAACAACCTCTTTCGCGAATATGCCAGAAGCTACGTCTACTATGCACGAAAAGATGATGAAGAATTACCCGATTGGGTGGTAGACCTGCAGCGAAGTAGTGGGTTCATTCTCCGGCTTTCCAAGACCACCCAGAAAGGTAAGCAGACTAAGCAACAGGGTGTCGATGTTCATTTAGCTATCGAGGCAATTCAACATTCCTATCGTGGTACAATGACCAAGTGCGGACTGTTTTCGGGTGACGGTGACTTCTTGCCCTTGATTGATGCATTAACAAATAACGGGACCATCGTGCAGGTGCACAGTTTTGGTAACCCTGAGAAAGGGACCGTTGCCCCTGAGTTACGGAACCGAGCCGATAATTACATTCGGTTGGATCGAGCTGCCATATTGTCCTGCATTCCGGTTGAAGAGAACAGCGTTCAACCAAAATCTATATCTAACCAACCCTTCATCACACCCGATGCTACGACAGCCGTGTTTGAACTGGAAGGAGCGAAGCTTCCGATTTGGAAAGTGGACCATCTATTTGGCTCCTCCTTTGTGTTTGAACTGAGGTCGGTTGTGGCCGCGTTCAATCAAGCAACGTATCGATTTAAGAGCGTCGAAGAAGCTATCATTTTCTATCTAATGTCCCCAAGCTATGTGAGACGAAACATATTTGTTCTGCCCTGA